One genomic window of Struthio camelus isolate bStrCam1 chromosome 1, bStrCam1.hap1, whole genome shotgun sequence includes the following:
- the LOC138064693 gene encoding uncharacterized protein, translated as MSEGSVPCVTVHRNAVEEGWKLATSRRRRKALAPPQDLPLKNKFSTLQAEEELGMASREATGLTDPVLCGNTWKKRRVIVVGDSLLQRTEAPIYRPDLLSREVCCLPGARIRDVMERLPRLVHTSDYYPLLLFHVGANDTKGKLETIKQDFRALGMVVKGLGAQVVFSSILAVRGKDGRSSRPIFQVNNWLRHCCWQQGFGFCDHGTLFEDQQLMGRDGIHLTKRGRRVFANRSASLVRRALN; from the coding sequence atgtcggagggctctgtaccatgTGTAACGGTACatcgtaacgctgttgaagaaggctggaagctagcgacctctcgtagaaggagaaaggctcttgctcctcctcaagacttacccttgaagaacaagtttagcaccctccaggctgaggaggagctgggcatggcttcaagggaggcaactggcttgacagaccctgtgctgtgcgggaacacctggaagaagcggcgagtgattgttgtgggtgactccctgctgcagaggacagaggcacctatctaccgacctgacctcttgtctagagaggtttgctgcctgccaggggctcgaataagagatgtcatggaaagactgccaaggcttgtccacacatctgactactaccctctgctgctcttccatgtgggcgctaatgacacaaaaggcaaattggaaaccatcaaacaggacttcagagctctgggaatggtggtgaagggtctgggagcccaggtcgttttctcctcaatcttggctgtgagggggaaggacgggaggagcaGTAGAccaattttccaagttaacaactggctgcgccactgctgttggcagcagggctttggtttctgtgaccatgggaccctgtttgaagatcaacagctgatggggagagatgggatccaccttaccaagcggggcaggcgcgtctttgccaacagatcgGCCAGCCtcgtaaggagggctttaaactag